A region from the Candidatus Zixiibacteriota bacterium genome encodes:
- a CDS encoding DNA-3-methyladenine glycosylase has protein sequence MSVVRLHRDFYLRPTLDVARELLGKVFVYRDEQLLSGRIVEVEAYIGQDDPACHARFGRTARNAVMFGQGGFTYVYFIYGMYDMLNFVCEREGFPAACLVRALEPLEGIELMKKRRGTDDIVRLTSGPGKLTRAFGLTVAQSGLDLVSDGIYVADDGFVPDKIGQSPRIGIKTGLDLKWRFFIEGNKFVSKVKTVQTSDG, from the coding sequence TTGAGTGTAGTCCGCCTCCACAGGGATTTTTATCTGCGTCCCACTCTCGATGTGGCCCGAGAACTATTGGGCAAAGTTTTCGTTTACAGGGATGAACAGCTTTTGTCCGGCCGTATTGTCGAGGTCGAGGCCTATATCGGTCAGGATGATCCAGCCTGCCATGCGCGTTTCGGCAGGACCGCCCGTAATGCCGTAATGTTCGGACAGGGCGGATTCACGTATGTATACTTTATCTATGGAATGTACGATATGCTTAATTTCGTATGCGAAAGAGAAGGTTTCCCGGCCGCCTGCCTGGTCCGGGCGCTTGAACCGCTGGAGGGAATCGAACTCATGAAGAAAAGGCGGGGTACCGACGATATCGTCAGGCTGACCAGCGGACCGGGTAAGCTGACCCGGGCTTTCGGATTGACGGTTGCGCAGTCGGGTCTTGATCTGGTTTCCGACGGGATCTATGTTGCCGACGACGGTTTTGTGCCGGATAAGATCGGGCAGTCACCCCGGATCGGTATCAAAACGGGGCTCGATTTAAAGTGGCGCTTTTTTATCGAGGGCAATAAATTTGTGTCGAAAGTTAAAACTGTACAGACCAGTGATGGTTAA
- a CDS encoding site-2 protease family protein, whose translation MFDLERALLSIPIFLLALTVHEFAHGYAAYRLGDRTAFNAGRLTFNPLAHIDPMGALVFVLSGFRFGWAKPVPVDLRNVGDLKRGMLQTAAAGPASNVLQAFIFGTIIRFAGYPIYILASPENDVATVIGKLMWYGVLVNLSLGFFNMLPVPPLDGSKILYGLLPRGKERIALQLEQVGPMLLIGLIAVSFFLHIPIIWTLIGPFVKIFVYLFTGQSLPW comes from the coding sequence ATGTTTGATCTGGAAAGAGCACTGCTTTCAATACCTATCTTTTTGCTGGCGTTGACGGTTCATGAGTTCGCTCATGGCTACGCCGCATATCGTTTGGGCGACCGGACGGCATTCAATGCCGGGCGACTGACATTCAATCCCCTGGCGCATATAGACCCGATGGGCGCGCTGGTGTTCGTCCTGTCCGGGTTCAGGTTCGGGTGGGCCAAACCGGTTCCGGTCGACCTGCGCAATGTCGGTGACCTTAAACGGGGGATGCTCCAGACCGCCGCCGCGGGACCGGCCTCGAATGTATTGCAGGCTTTCATCTTTGGCACTATAATCCGATTCGCCGGCTATCCGATATACATCCTGGCTTCTCCCGAAAATGATGTCGCTACTGTTATCGGTAAGCTGATGTGGTATGGTGTGCTGGTCAACCTCAGCCTCGGATTTTTCAATATGTTGCCGGTACCTCCGCTGGACGGTTCCAAGATCCTGTATGGGCTCCTTCCGAGGGGCAAAGAACGGATCGCCCTGCAACTTGAGCAGGTCGGGCCGATGCTTTTGATCGGTTTGATAGCGGTCAGTTTCTTTTTGCATATACCAATTATATGGACTTTGATCGGACCTTTTGTCAAGATCTTCGTCTACCTGTTTACGGGACAGTCGTTGCCGTGGTAA
- a CDS encoding DUF4292 domain-containing protein translates to MDFDRTFCQDLRLPVYGTVVAVVRTCAIALIIVVSSFVFQCAGSRQLTKSEMDDLESDFYELLQARERQLKNSAYLVQVRVNAPDLKKKFNMEIYSEGDSVSFYSPGFLGKGTFKGIISGDSLRFYLPAEKAYYSGLWYELTEPDLGRWRDVFELVLYLLSGKMVPPGEENSAELPYRLEPADERNLLEGTTGNWKWKFLFDGDRFDMAVFGWIKDLLMVNFHIYNYSDQVPFFEFEKAYIFYSDRLQLTGQNSDQAVESEIRLTFIRQKSNIEIPPEKFELEIPSGAEKIYRLLPE, encoded by the coding sequence ATGGACTTTGATCGGACCTTTTGTCAAGATCTTCGTCTACCTGTTTACGGGACAGTCGTTGCCGTGGTAAGAACCTGCGCCATAGCCCTGATTATCGTAGTGAGTTCATTTGTTTTTCAGTGCGCCGGTAGCAGGCAGTTGACGAAATCCGAGATGGATGATTTAGAATCAGATTTCTATGAGCTTCTACAAGCCCGTGAAAGGCAATTGAAGAACTCGGCTTATCTGGTGCAGGTGCGGGTCAACGCTCCCGATTTAAAGAAAAAATTCAACATGGAAATCTATTCCGAAGGTGATTCGGTCTCATTTTATTCTCCCGGTTTTTTGGGCAAGGGGACTTTCAAGGGAATTATCAGCGGAGATTCACTGCGTTTCTATTTGCCGGCAGAAAAAGCATATTACAGCGGATTGTGGTACGAGCTGACAGAACCCGATCTGGGGCGCTGGCGCGATGTCTTCGAATTAGTCCTGTATCTCTTGAGCGGAAAAATGGTTCCGCCCGGGGAGGAGAATTCGGCCGAGCTTCCCTACAGGCTCGAGCCTGCCGATGAGCGCAACCTTCTCGAGGGCACGACCGGCAACTGGAAATGGAAGTTTTTGTTCGACGGCGACAGGTTCGACATGGCCGTCTTTGGCTGGATCAAGGATCTTCTGATGGTCAATTTTCATATTTACAATTACAGCGATCAGGTCCCGTTTTTTGAGTTCGAAAAAGCCTATATTTTTTACAGCGACCGTCTTCAGTTGACCGGACAAAACAGCGATCAAGCGGTCGAAAGTGAGATCAGGCTGACCTTTATCCGCCAGAAATCCAACATCGAAATACCTCCCGAAAAATTCGAGCTGGAGATTCCCTCAGGCGCCGAGAAGATCTACCGTCTTCTGCCGGAATGA
- a CDS encoding ATP-binding cassette domain-containing protein, giving the protein MSLYRRVIDYLLPYWKHILLSAFSMFFFALLSGALVWLMGPLMSTLFETGNYAMVSGEAVPADTASGTSGDLSEGQKIASGFDSLRERMKEFVNSLIIADSKLDTLANLCVAVVLIALFKSLFFYTQGYFMAYAEQRFIRNLRVDLFSRYQKLSLNYFHGTRTGQLISHVTNDVNIVRESLDQSFNRITRDPLLAVIYIGFMFVISYKLLLISILVLPLTFTVMFLIGRTLRRYSRVAQERMADVNTVLEENVSNMRIVKGFNTDSYEIGKFARQADDYFRTLLKISRVRLLSNPTNELLGTLATVVILWFGGQKVLAGSGLSASDFVLFAFAMFSLIAPVKSLSNLHIKIQEGMAAAERIFRVIDTPIEVKEADDAVEKDSFEDRIVFENVSFSYENTPDVLKDIDFTVKKGELIAIVGPSGAGKSTLCDLIPRFYDPSSGRIVMDGIDLRKIKLKSLRSLLGIVTQETMLFNDTIYNNVTYGLDDINRKKVEDACRIANAYDFITAFDKGFDTPIGNKGVMLSGGQRQRLAIARAVLRDPDILIFDEATSSLDTESEQLVQEAIDRLLKGRTTFVIAHRLSTILNADKILVVENGSLVESGTHRELLASQGLYRRLYKLQFKAEVSHGA; this is encoded by the coding sequence ATGTCGCTTTATCGACGGGTAATAGATTATCTTCTTCCGTACTGGAAGCATATCCTGCTTTCGGCCTTCAGCATGTTCTTCTTCGCCCTTTTGTCAGGCGCGCTGGTGTGGCTGATGGGGCCCTTGATGAGCACCCTGTTCGAGACCGGCAATTATGCCATGGTGTCCGGGGAGGCTGTCCCGGCCGACACAGCATCGGGCACCTCAGGTGATCTCAGCGAAGGGCAGAAGATTGCCAGCGGATTCGACAGTCTGCGTGAACGGATGAAGGAATTCGTCAATTCGCTGATCATCGCCGACAGTAAACTCGATACCCTGGCCAACCTGTGTGTCGCGGTAGTTTTGATCGCGCTTTTCAAAAGCCTGTTTTTCTATACCCAGGGTTATTTTATGGCCTATGCCGAACAGCGCTTCATTCGCAACCTGCGGGTAGACCTGTTCAGCAGGTACCAGAAGCTGTCATTGAATTACTTTCACGGCACCCGGACCGGGCAATTGATCAGCCATGTCACCAACGATGTCAATATCGTGCGCGAATCTCTGGACCAGTCGTTTAACCGGATCACTCGCGATCCGCTTCTGGCAGTGATCTATATCGGGTTCATGTTCGTGATCAGCTACAAGTTGCTGTTGATCTCGATTCTGGTACTGCCTCTGACTTTCACCGTCATGTTTTTGATCGGGCGGACACTGAGGCGGTATTCGCGTGTGGCGCAGGAGCGGATGGCCGATGTCAACACTGTGCTGGAGGAGAATGTCTCGAATATGCGCATCGTCAAGGGCTTTAACACCGACAGTTACGAGATCGGTAAATTTGCCCGTCAGGCCGATGACTACTTTCGCACACTATTGAAAATTTCGCGTGTACGGCTTCTGTCCAATCCGACTAACGAGCTTTTAGGGACCCTGGCGACGGTCGTGATCCTCTGGTTCGGCGGGCAGAAGGTTTTAGCCGGGAGCGGGCTCTCCGCCTCGGATTTCGTGCTGTTTGCTTTTGCCATGTTTTCCCTGATCGCGCCGGTCAAATCGCTTTCCAATTTGCATATCAAGATACAGGAGGGGATGGCGGCCGCGGAGCGGATCTTCCGGGTGATCGATACGCCGATCGAGGTCAAAGAGGCCGATGACGCAGTAGAAAAGGATTCTTTCGAAGACAGGATCGTTTTTGAAAATGTCTCTTTCTCCTATGAAAACACTCCGGACGTTTTGAAAGATATCGATTTCACGGTCAAAAAAGGTGAGTTGATCGCGATCGTGGGACCTTCGGGTGCCGGCAAATCGACCCTTTGTGATTTGATACCGCGTTTCTACGATCCGAGTTCGGGACGAATAGTGATGGACGGGATCGATCTGCGCAAAATCAAGCTGAAATCTCTGCGTTCTCTTCTGGGTATTGTCACTCAGGAGACGATGTTGTTCAACGATACGATTTACAATAACGTCACTTACGGCCTCGACGATATTAACCGCAAAAAAGTCGAAGATGCCTGCCGGATCGCCAATGCCTATGATTTTATCACCGCCTTCGACAAGGGCTTCGACACTCCCATCGGCAACAAAGGGGTGATGCTCTCCGGGGGACAGCGCCAGAGGCTGGCTATCGCGCGGGCAGTGCTTCGCGACCCGGATATCCTGATCTTTGACGAAGCGACATCATCGCTGGATACCGAATCGGAGCAGTTGGTGCAGGAGGCTATCGACCGTCTGTTAAAAGGCCGGACGACGTTTGTGATCGCCCACCGCCTGTCGACGATTTTGAATGCCGACAAGATCCTGGTTGTCGAAAATGGTAGCCTGGTAGAGAGCGGAACTCATCGGGAACTGCTCGCCAGCCAGGGGCTGTATCGCAGGTTGTACAAACTGCAGTTTAAAGCAGAGGTCTCGCATGGGGCTTGA
- a CDS encoding glycosyltransferase, which translates to MSSRRLSVAMIARNAEKQIEASLKSVDWAEELCVADTGSADNTKDTAERCGARVASISFEGFGFAKQKAVEMTSHDWVLSLDSDEVVTSGLKRGLRGFLTNPAGYDGVEFVRVTNFCGHWILHGGWYPEYVLRLFDKRKANYNDKLIHESVGPVEKIKRVEGHLLHFSYPDLKSYLAKLKEYSRLKAEADREVAFLKKFLFLFIKPGLVFVKKFIFQKGFADGLPGLWIACLSAYGQVLRYLYGLTQRF; encoded by the coding sequence ATGAGTTCCAGGCGCTTGTCTGTGGCGATGATTGCCCGCAATGCTGAAAAGCAGATCGAGGCTTCGCTGAAGTCGGTCGATTGGGCTGAGGAGCTGTGTGTGGCCGACACCGGATCAGCGGACAATACCAAAGATACAGCTGAAAGGTGCGGGGCCAGGGTTGCAAGTATAAGTTTCGAGGGCTTCGGGTTTGCAAAACAGAAAGCTGTGGAGATGACATCTCATGACTGGGTGCTGTCGCTCGATTCGGATGAGGTGGTAACCTCGGGCTTAAAACGTGGCCTGCGAGGCTTCCTGACGAATCCCGCCGGTTATGACGGAGTTGAGTTTGTGAGGGTGACGAATTTCTGCGGTCACTGGATTCTGCACGGCGGATGGTATCCGGAGTACGTCTTGAGGCTGTTCGACAAGCGCAAGGCGAACTACAACGACAAACTGATTCATGAGTCTGTCGGTCCTGTTGAAAAAATCAAACGGGTCGAGGGGCATTTACTGCATTTCAGCTATCCTGATCTGAAATCGTACCTGGCCAAGCTGAAAGAATACTCCCGCCTGAAAGCCGAAGCTGATCGGGAGGTTGCTTTTTTGAAGAAATTTTTGTTTTTATTCATCAAACCGGGATTGGTGTTTGTGAAGAAATTTATCTTCCAGAAAGGCTTTGCCGACGGCCTGCCCGGATTGTGGATCGCCTGCCTGTCGGCTTACGGTCAGGTGTTGAGGTATCTCTATGGTCTCACGCAAAGATTCTGA
- a CDS encoding glycosyltransferase: MVSRKDSELKVAIADLGKGFRGGQRQACNLACGLKDRDISVRVIGYPDGRLINKCREMGIVTYPASYDALTLVFDAYRIACDLKHAGVNVYQASETKAHMLGVMIKKFYHQLKVVVTSRTCLTNPSLLSKWFKYRTLAIDRYVAVCRAVKDHLKKVGVDDEKIEVIYSGFVPGYFNPCEREKRDLFVVGTACQLMEGKGVEVILKALGHARQKLGKFEFRVAGNGPLKDKFESMAGEYGISDNVRFLGFVEDMADFYRFLDVFVLASFSEGIAGSLIEAGSCGAVPVGSRVGGIPEVIDDGQNGFTFEAGDSEQLADVLIKLAGDTDLRERMSQGFMRKKEIFNMERTLDDYLTLYQKLLSQ; this comes from the coding sequence ATGGTCTCACGCAAAGATTCTGAATTGAAAGTCGCGATAGCCGACCTGGGAAAGGGTTTTCGTGGCGGGCAGAGGCAGGCCTGCAACCTGGCCTGCGGTCTCAAGGACAGGGATATCAGTGTGCGTGTGATCGGCTATCCCGATGGCCGGCTGATAAACAAGTGCCGGGAGATGGGGATAGTAACTTATCCGGCCTCCTATGATGCTCTCACGCTGGTGTTCGATGCCTACCGGATCGCCTGCGATTTAAAACATGCCGGGGTCAATGTCTACCAGGCTTCGGAAACAAAGGCGCATATGCTGGGAGTGATGATCAAGAAGTTCTATCATCAACTGAAAGTAGTGGTCACCTCGCGCACCTGCCTGACGAATCCGAGCCTGTTGTCGAAATGGTTCAAGTATCGCACGCTGGCAATAGACCGCTATGTGGCGGTCTGCCGGGCAGTAAAGGATCATCTGAAAAAAGTCGGGGTCGATGACGAGAAGATCGAGGTGATTTATTCCGGTTTTGTGCCCGGTTACTTCAATCCCTGCGAACGGGAAAAAAGAGACCTGTTCGTGGTCGGAACCGCCTGCCAGTTGATGGAGGGCAAGGGGGTGGAAGTTATTCTTAAAGCACTCGGCCACGCGCGACAGAAGCTCGGAAAATTCGAATTTCGTGTCGCCGGAAACGGTCCCCTGAAGGATAAATTTGAGTCGATGGCAGGGGAATACGGTATCTCTGACAATGTCAGATTTCTTGGATTTGTCGAGGATATGGCTGATTTCTACCGTTTCCTGGATGTCTTTGTGCTGGCCTCATTTTCCGAGGGGATCGCCGGATCCTTGATTGAAGCGGGATCATGCGGAGCGGTTCCGGTCGGTTCGCGTGTGGGCGGAATCCCGGAAGTGATCGACGACGGCCAAAACGGTTTCACATTCGAGGCCGGTGATTCTGAACAACTGGCTGATGTCTTGATAAAGCTTGCGGGTGACACAGATCTGCGGGAGCGGATGAGTCAGGGGTTTATGCGCAAAAAAGAGATCTTCAACATGGAACGGACGCTTGATGATTACCTCACTTTGTATCAAAAGCTGTTGTCACAATAA